One Osmerus eperlanus chromosome 16, fOsmEpe2.1, whole genome shotgun sequence DNA segment encodes these proteins:
- the shhb gene encoding tiggy-winkle hedgehog protein, with translation MLIILRIALVGFVCLFLASAGSACGPGRGYGKRRHPKKLKPLTYKQFIPNVAEKTLGASGKYEGKITRNSERFKDLTPNYNPDIIFKDEENTNADRLMTQRCKDKLNSLAISVMNQWPGVQLRVTEAWDEDGHHSEESLHYEGRAVDITTSDRDRSKYGMLCRLAVEAGFDWVYYESKAHIHCSVKAENSVAAKSGGCFPGFASVILEDGQRKMVKDLKVGDRVLTADDEGNIVSSEFLMFIDRDPKTIREFYVFETEEPRSTLRLTPAHLVFVTNNGTGSDTTAVFASNVTPGQKVLVVDDALEHLKAVTVQRIFVEEYEGSYAPVTSHGTIIIDQVLVSCYAVIEDHKWAHWAFAPVRVGHEFMFLTGLLKEREYPPTRDGIHWYSDILYHMGTWLLDSNNFHPLGMSKS, from the exons ATGCTGATAATTTTAAGAATAGCGCTCGTGGGATTTGTCTGCCTGTTCCTTGCATCCGCTGGGTCTGCCTGCGGTCCAGGCAGGGGGTATGGGAAAAGGAGACATCCGAAGAAGCTGAAGCCTCTGACATACAAGCAGTTTATTCCCAACGTGGCAGAGAAGACATTAGGGGCCAGTGGCAAATATGAAGGAAAGATAACTAGGAACTCCGAGAGATTTAAGGACTTGACTCCAAACTATAACCCTGACATTATTTTCAAAGATGAGGAAAACACTAACGCTGACAGACTTATGACACAG AGATGCAAGGACAAATTGAACTCTTTGGCTATTTCAGTCATGAATCAGTGGCCAGGAGTACAGCTCCGCGTGACAGAGGCTTGGGATGAGGATGGACACCATTCTGAAGAGTCCTTACATTATGAAGGGCGCGCGGTGGACATCACCACGTCTGACCGGGACAGGAGCAAGTACGGGATGTTGTGTAGGCTCGCAGTAGAGGCAGGGTTCGACTGGGTATATTATGAGTCCAAAGCCCATATTCACTGTTCTGTGAAAGCAG AAAATTCCGTGGCTGCCAAATCAGGGGGCTGCTTCCCAGGATTTGCTTCCGTTATTCTCGAGGATGGTCAGAGAAAGATGGTGAAAGACTTGAAAGTTGGCGACAGAGTGTTGACAGCGGACGATGAGGGAAATATTGTTTCTAGTGAATTTCTCATGTTTATCGACCGGGATCCAAAGACAATAAGAGAATTCTATGTTTTCGAGACAGAGGAGCCTCGTAGTACACTAAGATTAACACCTGCACACCTTGTTTTCGTCACCAACAACGGCACAGGCAGCGACACGACAGCTGTGTTTGCCAGTAACGTAACACCTGGGCAAAAGGTGCTCGTGGTGGACGACGCTCTGGAACACCTGAAGGCAGTAACCGTGCAACGGATTTTCGTAGAGGAATATGAGGGGTCTTATGCCCCAGTAACCTCGCATGGAACCATCATAATAGACCAAGTTTTGGTTTCATGTTACGCGGTGATAGAGGACCACAAATGGGCGCACTGGGCCTTTGCACCGGTCCGGGTTGGTCACGAGTTCATGTTCTTAACTGGCCTATTGAAGGAGCGCGAGTACCCTCCTACCAGAGATGGAATACACTGGTACTCGGACATTCTATACCACATGGGAACATGGCTGCTGGACAGCAACAATTTCCACCCTCTAGGAATGTCGAAAAGTTGA